A single window of Phlebotomus papatasi isolate M1 chromosome 4, Ppap_2.1, whole genome shotgun sequence DNA harbors:
- the LOC129808589 gene encoding uncharacterized protein LOC129808589, with the protein MYLQVQLNEDHRDLQRFLWRTSPSEPIMDYRFKTLCFGNAASPYLATKTLIKLAEDEGENYPRAAEVLRNNFYVDDCLLSVETTKEAIEVQKDLISLLGKAQMKLSKWQSNSPTVLQTLQEGNTEAKEVSISDGCVKALGLMWNPSNDTFSFQVDTMVENLVTTKRNILRVVARIYDPLGLLAPITINAKLILQNLWKNEIDWDTEVEGDILREWKKFIASLQHIPSMRISRWTSKNENVCEEQLHMFSDASNLAYGAAVYHVTKDVSGRISSQMLTAKSKVAPIKTNTIPKLELCAATLGAKLLAKVAKSLKINKVYCWVDAKVVLAQIASASNKQDVFTKNRVTTIRELTAVECWRHVPTKENPADLISRGTTAMELDNSSLYWEGPHWLKESDLAWESKESVPPAVEESQDISVATLTVNKSEGNYIFTILMSKISNLSRMKRVLLVICKVGQLLRFRALRTKGHAGAHPNQPTSHSAADLVWAENQLIKWDQESHFPELIQDLMNNKAVTINSAAMKKLPPFLDEERILRVGGRLGHLDDDYNTKYPKILPRSDLTKLIIREMHLSLLHPGPQLLLAHCRKRYWPIGGRHITRNVVHICKACFVHKTSRENQIMADLPKHRISLVRAFSSVAIDCCGPFFIRTGAEFRGRTQRIDIVVFVCTSTKAVHLEIVSSLSSEAFMSSFRRFTSRRGVCKEVFSDNGRNFLGASRELQRLLAEEAPTIQDQTIHQNITWHFQPARSPHFNGLVEAAVKSAKTHLKKVIGEQRLNYEEFYTILTQVEAVLNSRPITILSDDPRDPQPLTPGHFLLLAPPTQLPDENLASVRMNHLTRWQLCQRIVQDFVRKWRLSYLHTLQERSKWHTEKENLKVDDIVILHDASIGTTKWTTGRVVGVHTGGDGKVRVIDIKTPTGTYTRSVTKVAKLPTCQSHNLPREHV; encoded by the coding sequence atgtatttgcaggTACAACTCAATGAGGATCACAGAGATTTGCAACGTTTTCTTTGGCGAACATCACCAAGTGAACCAATCATGGACTACAGGTTCAAGACCTTGTGTTTTGGCAATGCTGCGTCACCCTATCTTGCCACAAAGACGTTGATCAAACTTGCAGAAGATGAAGGAGAAAATTACCCACGAGCAGCAGAAGTTCTTCGGAACAATTTTTACGTGGATGACTGTCTATTGTCAGTGGAGACCACAAAGGAAGCGATCGAGGTGCAGAAAGATCTCATTAGTCTTCTCGGCAAAGCTCAAATGAAGCTATCCAAGTGGCAATCCAACTCTCCGACAGTACTTCAAACATTGCAAGAAGGCAACACAGAGGCAAAGGAAGTCTCAATCTCTGATGGCTGCGTGAAAGCGCTAGGATTGATGTGGAATCCGTCAAACGACACCTTTTCATTTCAAGTCGATACAATGGTCGAGAATTTAGTTACAACCAAGAGAAATATCCTGAGAGTGGTGGCAAGGATTTATGATCCGCTAGGACTACTAGCCCCCATCACAATCAACGCGAAGTTAATCTTGCAGAATCTTTGGAAGAATGAGATTGACTGGGATACCGAGGTTGAGGGAGATATTTTGcgagagtggaaaaaatttattgcctCACTACAACACATTCCGTCTATGAGAATATCTCGATGGACATCGAAAaacgaaaatgtttgtgaagagcAGCTCCACATGTTCTCGGATGCCTCCAACCTAGCCTACGGAGCCGCAGTGTACCATGTCACCAAGGATGTCTCAGGACGAATTTCAAGTCAGATGTTGACGGCGAAGTCGAAAGTTGCGCCAATCAAAACTAATACAATCCCGAAGCTAGAACTTTGTGCAGCAACACTTGGGGCCAAACTGTTAGCAAAGGTCGCAAAAAGTCTGAAAATCAACAAGGTTTATTGTTGGGTAGACGCCAAGGTAGTTCTTGCGCAAATTGCATCCGCTTCAAACAAACAAgacgtttttaccaaaaatagaGTGACAACGATCAGAGAGTTGACAGCTGTTGAATGTTGGAGACACGTTCCCACAAAAGAAAACCCGGCAGACCTCATTTCAAGAGGAACCACAGCCATGGAGTTGGATAACTCATCATTGTATTGGGAAGGCCCTCATTGGTTAAAGGAGAGTGATTTAGCTTGGGAAAGCAAGGAAAGTGTTCCACCAGCAGTCGAGGAGTCACAAGACATTTCAGTCGCTACACTCACTGTCAACAAGTCAGAAGGAAATTACATTTTCACTATCCTCATGTCAAAAATAAGCAACTTATCCAGAATGAAGAGAGTTCTTTTGGTAATTTGCAAAGTTGGCCAACTCTTGAGATTCAGAGCATTGAGGACTAAAGGTCATGCAGGAGCTCATCCGAATCAACCCACAAGTCATAGTGCAGCAGACTTAGTCTGGGCAGAGAATCAGTTGATAAAATGGGACCAAGAATCTCATTTTCCGGAGCTCATTCAAGATCTCATGAACAACAAAGCAGTGACCATCAACAGCGCAGCAATGAAAAAGTTGCCCCCGTTTCTGGATGAGGAGAGAATTTTAAGGGTCGGTGGCAGATTGGGACATCTGGATGATGACTACAACaccaaatatccaaaaattctcCCACGCAGTGATTTGACAAAGCTTATCATCCGAGAGATGCACTTATCACTATTGCACCCCGGGCCACAGCTATTGCTAGCTCATTGTCGAAAAAGGTACTGGCCAATAGGTGGACGTCATATCACAAGAAACGTTGTCCACATATGCAAGGCGTGCTTCGTGCACAAAACTTCTCGAGAAAACCAGATAATGGCAGACTTGCCTAAACACCGAATTTCGTTGGTAAGGGCATTTTCCAGCGTGGCCATTGATTGCTGCGGGCCATTCTTTATTAGAACAGGCGCCGAGTTCCGTGGACGCACTCAAAGGATCGACATAGTTGTCTTTGTATGCACCTCAACCAAGGCAGTCCACCTGGAAATTGTAAGCAGTTTGTCATCAGAAGCATTCATGAGCAGCTTCAGACGATTCACTTCACGTAGAGGAGTTTGCAAAGAAGTGTTCTCAGATAACGGAAGGAATTTCCTAGGAGCATCACGTGAACTTCAACGTCTGTTAGCAGAAGAAGCTCCAACCATTCAAGACCAAACAATCCACCAGAACATCACCTGGCACTTTCAACCGGCTCGTTCTCCGCACTTCAACGGATTAGTCGAAGCAGCAGTGAAGTCAGCAAAGACTCATCTCAAGAAAGTTATTGGCGAGCAACGACTAAATTATGAGGAATTTTATACAATTCTCACACAGGTCGAAGCCGTGTTGAATAGTAGGCCGATCACCATTCTGTCGGACGATCCCAGAGATCCACAACCATTGACTCCGGGTCATTTTTTGCTTTTGGCACCACCGACTCAGCTGCCTGATGAAAATCTTGCATCCGTGAGGATGAACCACTTGACAAGATGGCAATTGTGTCAGCGGATTGTACAAGATTTTGTGAGAAAGTGGAGGCTATCCTACTTGCACACACTTCAAGAGCGCTCAAAATGGCACACGGAGAAAGAGAACCTGAAGGTGGATGACATAGTGATCTTGCACGATGCTTCCATAGGAACCACCAAATGGACAACAGGAAGAGTTGTTGGAGTTCACACTGGAGGAGACGGGAAAGTGAGAGTCATCGACATAAAAACCCCGACAGGAACCTATACCAGGTCAGTGACTAAAGTCGCCAAACTTCCAACATGTCAGAGTCACAACCTCCCCCGGGAgcatgtatag